A region of Nakaseomyces glabratus chromosome E, complete sequence DNA encodes the following proteins:
- the GRE1 gene encoding Gre1p (CAGL0E05984g~Ortholog of S. cerevisiae : GRE1 and Saccharomyces cerevisiae S288C : YPL223C): MSNLLNKISDKLHGNDDKEESNSSMSYNTSSNKNLDRDDYESGQSYGFNDSNNYDTNARSHEGYGQGGSNTMPSKHGDTYYNPNERTNDFSETRGMSGTTNLDTDDWGEDVEADVIDSKRYNKGSGAFPSYNSGNMNQNDEY, translated from the coding sequence ATGTCTAACCTATTGAACAAGATTTCTGACAAGTTGCACGGTAACGACGACAAGGAAGAGAGCAACAGCTCCATGTCCTACAACACCTCTTCCAACAAGAATTTGGATCGCGATGACTACGAAAGCGGACAATCTTATGGTTTCAACGATTCCAACAACTATGATACCAATGCCAGATCTCACGAAGGTTACGGTCAAGGTGGTTCCAACACCATGCCATCCAAGCACGGTGACACATACTACAACCCTAATGAGAGAACCAACGACTTCTCTGAAACCAGAGGTATGTCTGGCACTACCAACTTGGACACTGATGATTGGGGTGAGGATGTCGAGGCTGATGTAATCGACAGTAAAAGGTATAACAAAGGTTCAGGTGCTTTCCCAAGCTACAACTCTGGAAACATGAACCAGAATGACGAATACTAA